The Buchnera aphidicola (Muscaphis stroyani) DNA window ATACGATGTCCGCTTTGGATTTTTTGATTGGTGGGAGAAGGATTCGAACCTTCGAAGTCTATGACGGCAGATTTACAGTCTGCTCCCTTTGTCCGCTCGGGAACCCCACCTTTTAAAAAATAATTGTTATATGCCGGCTACCGGAATTGAACTGGTGACCTACTGATTACAAGTCAGTTGCTCTGCCTGCTGAGCTAAGCCGGCTATTTTATAATTAATGTATTATTAAGTGTTATTGCTACCTATTATATAATTTTTAATTAGTATTGCAAGTTTTTTATAAAAAAAATTATATTTAATAATTTTTTCAAAACTGATTTTTTTAAAATGTATGATTTTAAAAAAGTATATAAACTTTTTAAAATTATCTGATAAAATCTATTTCTGGTTGAAGGAATATGTTAAATTTTTTCAAAATACATATTGTTATTATTTTTGATAATTTTAAAATTTCTAGACCTGTTGCATTTTTTCGGTTAATTAATATAAGTTTTTGTTTTTTATAAATTTCTGCATCACCGATATGAATATTTTTAAACCTGTATTTTTCAATTAACCATGCAGCAGAAATTTTTACTAAACCATTTTTTTGTAAATGCATTGGAATATTAGTGTATAAAGATGTAAGTTTTTTTAATTTTTTTTTCGAAATAATTGGATTTTTAAAGAAACTTCCAGCGCTTCCTGTTTTTTTAGGATTAGGAAGCTTATTTCTTCTTAAATAGCATATATAATTAAAAATAGAATATGGAGTAATATTTGTGCACTTTATTTTTTTTTTAAATGAATGGAAAATAATTGGATTCCATATTTTTGATAGTTTTATACCAACTGAAATAATTGCGTATCCATATTTGTACTGATGTTTAAAAATACTATTTCGATAAGAAAACTTGCATTCATTTTTATATATTCTTTTAATAGAATTATCATTCAAAGATAAAACATCTACGTATTGACATACATTTTTTAGCTCTGCTCCATAAGCTCCAATGTTTTGAATTGCAGCAGACCCTACGCATCCTGGAATTAATGCTAAATTTTCTAACCCAAAAAATCCTATTCTTAAAGAATATTTTACTAAATCATTCCATTTTTCTCCTGAATAGACATGTAATAGACAAGTCTTTTTTTTTTCTGTTACTATAATTCCTTTGATACGATTAATTACTACTATTCCTTGATAGTTTTTCAAAAAGAGAACATTACT harbors:
- the murB gene encoding UDP-N-acetylmuramate dehydrogenase, producing MFKKKYFSYESLKKLNTFKINVTAKKIVFVKTIQSLINVWNTCKFYSIPFIILGEGSNVLFLKNYQGIVVINRIKGIIVTEKKKTCLLHVYSGEKWNDLVKYSLRIGFFGLENLALIPGCVGSAAIQNIGAYGAELKNVCQYVDVLSLNDNSIKRIYKNECKFSYRNSIFKHQYKYGYAIISVGIKLSKIWNPIIFHSFKKKIKCTNITPYSIFNYICYLRRNKLPNPKKTGSAGSFFKNPIISKKKLKKLTSLYTNIPMHLQKNGLVKISAAWLIEKYRFKNIHIGDAEIYKKQKLILINRKNATGLEILKLSKIITICILKKFNIFLQPEIDFIR